In Sphingomonas sp. SUN019, the genomic window GCGATGCGCTTCAGCGTCTTCGCCTCGGCGCGCCGCCAATCCTCCGCAAATTCGTCCGGCGCGCGCTCATAAGCGTCGCAGCGTTTCAGTATCTCCACGCGCTCCGTGATCGCCTGCGGTGTGCGCACCTCCACCGACAGCCCAAACCGATCCAGCAATTGCGGTCGCAACTCGCCTTCCTCGGGATTGCCGCTGCCGACCAGCACGAAGCGCGCGGCGTGGCGCACGCTCAGCCCCTCGCGCTCGACCAGATTCTCGCCCGACGCGGCGACGTCGAGCAGCAGATCGACGATATGATCCTCGAGCAGGTTGATCTCGTCGACGTACAGGAACCCGCCATTCGCGCGCGCCAGCAGTCCTGGTTCGAACGCCTTCTCACCCGATCCCAGCGCGCGTTCGAGGTCGAGCGCGCCCAGCACGCGGTCCTCGGTCGCACCCAAAGGCAGATCGACGAACGGCACCGCCGCCTTACCCTTCGCAGGGATCGCACCTTCAGGATGATAGCCGACCAACGCCGCCGACACCGGCGGCAACAAAGCGGCCAGCGCGCGCACCGCGGTCGATTTGCCCGTCCCGCGGTCGCCGAACACCATCACGCCGCCGATCCGCGCATCGACCGCCGACAACAGAAGCGCCAGCTTCATCTCGTCCTGGCCGACGATCGCGGAAAAGGGGAATGACGCCCGCACGATGCGACTGTACCATCGCGTTGACGTTCGACAAGATGGACGGCGAAGATGGAGAGCCGATGACCCCATATTTCGTTGCCGGTGGTTTGGCGCTGTTGCTGGCGGCGGCCGGTGGCCTCACCACGTCGATCGGCGGCTGGTATCGCGCACTGCGCAAACCGCCGTGGCAGCCACCCGACTGGCTGTTCGGCCCGGCGTGGACGATCATCCTCGGGCTCGCCGCCTGGTCCGCCGCGATCGCGTGGAAAGCCGCGCCCGATGCGATCGCACGGCGCGACGTGGTCATCCTGTTCGCGGTCAACGCGGTCTTCCATTTCCTGTGGAGCCCGCTGTTCTTCCGCTGGCGCCGCCCCGACTGGGCGCTGATCGAGGTCGTGTTTCTGTGGGGGTCGCTCGTCGCCCTGGTCGTCGGGCTGTGGCCGATCTCGACCAATGCCGCGTTGCTGATCCTGCCGTATCTCGCCTGGGTCAGCTTCGCCGCGTTCCTCAATCTCAACATCGTCCAGCGCAACGGCCCGTTCGGCGGCAACAAGCTCGGGCGGCTGTAAGCGGAAAATGACAAAGGGGACTGCCATGAAAATCCGTGCGCTTGCGCTCGTCTCGCTGGCCGCGCTCGCCGCGCATCAGGCGCTGGCGCAGCAGGCTCCACCCCCCGCGCCGGTCGAGCAGACGCAAGCGCCGGAGGATCGGTCGCTCCGCCCGGACGCCGCGCCGACACCATTGCCCAGCCCGGCCGCCGCGCCGACACCGGTCGCCGCCTCCACTACGCCATCAACCGCCAAGCCCGCGCCGTGGGACGTAAACGCGCCGCAGGGCGCGACCATCCGACAAGTGCCGATCCGCACCAGCGAAGGCAGCTGGATGGATATCGACGTCAGCCGCGATGGCCGCACGATCGCCTTCGCTTTGCTCGGCGACATCTACACCATGGGAATCGCGGGCGGCTCGCCGACACACATCGCGGAGGGCCTCGCGTGGGAGGTGCAGCCGCGCTTCTCGCCCGACGGCGCGCGCATCGCCTTCACCTCGGATCGCGGCGGCGGCGACAATATCTGGATCATGAACCGCGACGGGTCGAACAAGCAGCAGGTGACGAAGGAGGACTTCCGCCTGCTCAACCAGCCGTCGTGGAGCCCGGACGGCCGCTACATCATCGCCAAGAAGCATTTCACCACCGGGCGTTCGCTCGGCACGGGCGAGGTGTGGCTGTACCACGTGTCGGGTGGCGGCGGCGTGCAACTGGTCAAGAAACCGAGCGAAACGCATCAGAAGGAACTGGGCGAACCGGTCTACGCCGCCGACGGCAAGAGCCTGTTCTACACCAAGAACGTTACGCCGGGTCCGATCTTCGAATATGCGCAGGATTCGAACACCGATTTGTTCGACATCGAACGTTACGACCTCGACACCGGCGAGACGACCACCGCGGTCAGCGGCGACGGCGGATCGGTGCGTCCGACACCCTCCCCCGACGGCAAGCGCATCGCCTTCGTCCGGCGCGAGGCGACGCGGTCGAAGCTGTACGTGAAGGATCTGGAATCGGGCGTCGAGCGCAAGGTCTACGATACGCTCGATCAGGACGTGCAGGAGACGTGGGCGGTCACCGGCGTCTATCCCAACATGGCATGGACGCCCGACAGCAAGTCGGTCGTGTTCTGGGCCAAGGGCAAGATCCGCCGCGTCGACGCCGATACCGGTGCGACAAACGAAATCCCGTTCACCGTCAACGATACGCGCGGGGTGATCGACGCGCCGCATCCGCAGATCGCGGTCGCGCCGAACAGCTTCACCACCGCAATGCCGCGCTTCGCCAGCGTGTCACCCGATGGCGGACGCGTGGTGTTCGAAAGCCTCGGCAAGCTCTGGATCAAACCGATGACGGGCGGCGCGGTCAAGCGGCTGACCAATGCGAAGGACGGCTTCGAGCTGTTCCCGGCCTGGTCGCGCGACGGGCGGACGATCGCGTTCGTGGCGTGGAGCGACGCCGAACTCGGCCATATCCGCACCGTTCCGGCGGCCGGCGGGGCGGCAAAGACGCTGACGACGCAGCCGGGCCATTATGCGCGTCCGCGCTTCTCGCCCGATGGCAAGACCATCGTGTTCGAACGCGCGAGCGGGGGCGGCGTCACCTCACCACGCTGGGGCGAGAATCCGGGCGTCTATCGCATCGCGACGACCGGCGGCGCGCCGAAGCTGGTCGCGCGCGACATGGCCTCGCCACAGTTCGCCGCGTCGAACGACCGGCTCTACATGATCGGCAGCGAGCGCAAGGACGGCGCGGAGAAGCGCCAGCTGGTCAGCACCGACCTGAACGGCGAGGCGAAGCGCGTCCACGCCGCGGGCGATCTGGTCAACGATTACAGCGTGTCGCCATCGGGTGAATTCGTCGCCTTCCGGCAGAATTACGAAGCGTTCGTCGCGCCGCTGATGCCCGGCAACCAGTCGGTCGATCTCGCGCCGGATTCAAAGGCGCTGCCAGTTACCCGCGTCAGCCGCGGCGGGGCGGATTACATGAACTGGTCGAACGACGGGCGGCGGCTGCATTGGAGCCTTGGTCCGACGGTCTATACGATCGAGACGACCACCGTCTTCCCGAACGGCCCGCGTCCCAAGGACGCTCCCGCCTTCGTCGCGCCGCGCACCGGCGCAAATCTGTCGATGGACGTGCCCGCGGCGAAGCACCGCGGCGTGGTCGCGCTGGTCGGCGCGCGGCTGGTCACGATGAAGGATGCCAGCGGCGGCATCGTCGATGACGGCGTCGTGGTGATCGACGGCGACCGCATCACCGCGGTCGGCCCGCGCGCGAGCGTCCAGGTGCCCGCGGGCGCGAGCGTCGTCGATGTCGCGGGCAAGACGATCATCCCCGGCCTGGTCGACGCGCACGCGCACGGCCCGGCGGGCGAGGACGAACTGATCCCTGAGGCCAACTGGTCGATGATCCAGAACCTCGCGCTTGGCACGACGACGATCCACGATCCATCGAACCGTTCGAGCGAAATCTTCGCCGCGTCGGAAATGCAGCGCGCCGGGCTGATCCTGGCCCCGCGCATCTTTTCGACCGGAGAGATCGTGTACGGCGCGAAGGCGGCCGACGTGTACGCGCAGATCGACAGCCTGGACGATGCGCTAGCGCACGTCCGCCGGATCAAGGCGCAGGGCGGGCATTCGATCAAGAACTACAACCAGCCGCGCCGCGAACAGCGCCAGCAGGTGGTCGAGGCCGCGCGGCGCGAGAACATGCAGGTCGTGGCCGAAGGCGGTTCGCTGTTCGGGATGGACATGAACCTGGTCGCCGACGGCAATTCGACGCTGGAGCACAATGTCCCGCTCGAGACGTTCTACGACGACGTGGTACAGTTGTTTTCGCAGACGAAGACCAATTACACCCCGACGCTCGTCGTCTCCTACGGCGGTCCGGCGGGCGATCCGTACTGGCGGCAGGCGACCGACGTGTTCGATAACCCGCTGCTGAAGGCGCATACCCCGCCCGCCAAACTGCTAGCCGACAATGCGCGGCGGGTGAAGGCGCCCGAATCGAACTACGTCGACGACGACAACGCGCGCGAGGCGCACAAGCTGGCCAAGCGCGGCGTGCTCGTGTCGATCGGCGCGCACGGGCAGCAGGCGGGGATCGGCGCACATTGGGAATTGTGGTCGTTCGTGCGCGGCGGGATGACCCCGATCGAGGCGCTCCGCGCAGGAACGATCGTGTCCGCGCAGTCGCTCGGCATGGCGAAGGACATCGGGTCGCTGGAGGTCGGCAAGCTCGCCGATCTGGTCGTGCTGGACGCCGATCCGACCGCGGATATCCGTAACAGCGACAAAGTGTCGCGGGTCATGCTCGGCGGGCGGCTGTACGATGCCGCGACGATGAACGAGGTCGCGACCGGGGATGCGAAACGCCCGGCCTATTGGTGGGAAACGAAGTAACCGATCGGCCATCCCGGCGCGTGCCGGGATGGCCGATCGGTCACGTCAGAAACGATACCCGAGGCGGAACTGGATACGCCGCGGCAGAGTGATCGTGCTGGTGCCGATCTCGGTCCGGATCAGCGGATCGGTCGCACTGAAGAACCCGTCGAAGCCGCTGAAGTTCTTGTTGTTGAAAGCGTTCAGCAGATCGACCGCCGCTTCGATTTCGTGACCGCTGTCGCCGCCGAACGGCTTGAACTTGTTGGCGAGCGTCAGGTTCACCTCGCAGAATGCGAAGACGCCCTTGATGCAGTTCTTGATCGGATAATAGGTCGTCGGCAGCGCTGCGCCGCTGTCCGTGCCACGCGTACCGTCGGTCACGGTATAGGCCTGACCGCTGCCCAGCGTCGTAAGCGTGGAGAACTGGAAACCCAGCGGCAGGTCGACGATGCCGGACAGGACGACGCGGTGACGTTCGTCGCCGGGGCTGTTGCGCCAGCCGTAACCATCGGGGGTCAGGCCATCCAGGCTGAACAGGTCGCCGCCGTTCTTTTCGGCCTTGCCGAGGGTATAGGCGATATTCAGGCCCCACCCGCTGGATTTGCTGTAGTTTTTGTCGAGCGTGAAATACAGCGCCTTGTAGCGCGTATCGAGCCCGTCGAACCCGATGATGACGTTCGAATAACCATTGGCGATGGCGGATGCAGTGTTGCAGCAGCCCCCCAGTCCGTTGTTCTGCCGCGTGGCGAACAGGTTGGTGTAACCGTTGCGGCCGCGCTGGTACGATGCGGTCAGCGACGCCTGGAAAATGCCGACCTTCTGGCGGACGCCAAGGCTGGCCTGGTCATTGACCGGGGGCTTCGCATCGTTCTTCACCGCGAACAATTCCGGCAGCCCGACTTCGGGATTGGAATTGATCAGCGCCAGCAGGCCGTCGCGGGTCAGATACGAAGGATTGAACGCGATAGTCGGCTGGTTGTTGCGCGGCGCACCCGTTGCGGAGAACCGGAACACGCCGATCGGGTTGATCGTCCTGCTGAGTTCGTCGACCGTGTTGTTGAAGTTGTTGCGGTCGTAATAGCGTCCGACCCCGCCAAAGATCACCGTCGACTGATCGTCGTTGATGTCATACGAAAACCCCAGCCGCGGTGCGAACGCATATTCGAAGGGCGATCGATTGTTGCCGTTGGTGATGTAGTTTTCGGGATCGAAATAGAATGTCGACGGCAGCGACCGCAGCGCCGCGGCTGCACGGGTAGGCGTCACATAGTCGTTGTTGAACCCGTTGAACTCGTAATCGTACCGGACGCCGATGTTCAGTTGCAACCGGTCGGTGACGTCCCAATCGTCCTGGATGTAGAATCCTAGCTGCGTGTTGGACCCGAAGATGCGCCCGTTGCCAAGGCCAAGACGCGCTTCGGCCGGAAAGGTGAAATTCGTGTCGTCGGTCGGATCGTTCGGGGTGCCGGAATCAGCGTTGGTGAAGGTATAGCGCGGCTGAATGAACGACTGGTTGTTGAATTCGATATCGGTCACTTCGACGCGAGCGCCCGCCTTGATCGAATGATTGTCCGACGCCTGCCATGTGACGTCGTCGCGAATGGTATAGCTTTGCTGAACTTCGCGACGGGTCGAATCCTTGCCACCGAACGTGATTACGCCCTGGTACTGGAACTGCGGCAGATCGGGGTTGAGCGACGTCGGATTGAACTTGTAGTTCAGATAGTTGACGTTGAATTCGTTGACGAAATTTTCGCCTGAATAGGTCCATTTGAACAGATACGTGTCGATCGTGTTGATCTTGTTCTCGGCCGCGGAAAACGCGGTTTCCCCGCCGAACCCCTGGATGTCGGTTTCCTGACGGCGGCTGAACGACAGGTCGAAAACCTGGTTCGAATCCGGGGTGAAGGTAAGTTTGCCGAAATAGAAGTCGCCCCGGAACGGGCTGACGAAGGCACCTTCGAAGTCACTCACCTGCCGCCCCGTGATCGCGGCGAAGTCGGCGCGCTGGGCGGCCGTGGCGTTCGACTGGACGTTGAACGCGCGGTCCTGGTCATTGCCTTCATAGGTCGCGAAGAAGAACAATTTGTCCTTTATGATCGGCCCGCCCAGCGCCACGCCATATTGCTTGCGTTCGAACGCGGGCTCAGGGTTGTTGTTGCGTTTGTCGAAAAAGGCCTTCTGCGTCAGCGACTTGTCGGTGTACTGACCGAATACCTCGCCATGAAATTCGTTGGTGCCCGATTTCGTGACCGACGTGATGATCGCCGACCCGGCCTGTTCGTATTCGGCTTTGTAATTCTGCGTCAGGACGCGGAATTCCTGCACCGCCAGCTGTCCGAACGGGTTGCCGCGGCTGTTCTGCTGCCCCGCCACGCCGCCTTCGCGCAACTTGTTCTTCAGGCTGACGCCGTCGACGAACACATTGACCTGGCTGGCGGTCGATCCGCCCGCCGAGAAGCTCTTGTCGGTTTCGCTGTCGTTGTAGCGCACGCCCGGCGCGAGCGCTGCGAACGACAGGAAGTTGCGGTCGGTCTGCGGCAGCGTGCGGATCTGTTCCTGGCTGACGTTGGTGGCGACCTCGCTGGTCTTGGTTTCGACCAGGCGCGTGCCGGTGACGACGATGTCGCCCGCGACCTCCTCGGCCGGCACGCCGGATTCGGCGGGTGCAGCCGCCGCGGCCAGCACCGCGTTGATCGTCGCCGCCTGGCCGATCCCGACCACCACCCGCTGCGCGAATGTCTCACCGTTCGGTCCGGTCACCGTCACGTCATACGCGGCGGGTCGCAGGCCGTTCAGCAGGAATGACCCGCGCGCGTCGCTGGTCGCGCGAAACGTCTGGTTATTGGCCTTGTTCACCGCGGTCACGGTCGCGCCCGCAACCGGCGCACCGGCGGCATCGCGCGCCTGGCCGCGCAGCGACGCGGTGGTCGTCTGGGCCGACACGGCGACGGGCGCGATCGTCGCGACGCCGAACGCCAGCGCCGACATGCCTAGCGCCAGCGCGGAACGGCGGGCTTCTCCACGAACAATGTCATTGAACTTCATGGGGAAACCCCTCCTTGGATTGTCGACGCTCCCCCGCTTTCCGGGCCGTCACGGGCGGCCGTGAGCCGATCATTCGACTCGCGAGGTTTCGGTAACCGCTTACAGCCGCGCGTAACCGGTTACAACGCATGAGCCGCGCGCGGACTGATTGCTGCGCGACTGTTGCCAATTTACCGCGTGGGACGGACGGACGGCAACGGCGGCCGCTCGCATCGGCTGTAACGCAGTTACATCTGCCCTTGCCGCCAATCCGGTGTTAGGCCGGGCGTCAAGAACAGGTTTCGCAGGGAGTGGATGTTCATGGCGATGGCGCCGAGTCCGGTCGATACGCATTCGACCCATGCCGCACAGGGTGACGCTGCGCACGGTTACGACGCGCCCGACCTGCGCTGGTTCGTGTTCGCGTTGTTCTTCATCTTCGGCGGCATCACCAGCCTGAACGACGTGATCATCCCGAAGCTGAAGGAGCTGTTCACGCTCACGCACTTCACGTCGCAATTGGTCAATTCGGCGTTCTTCTTCGCCTACGCGCTGTTCTCGTTGCCCGCCGCCGCGGTCGTGCGCCGCTTCGGCTACATGCGCACCGCCTCGATCGGACTGGTGACGATGACCGCGGGATGCCTGTTGTTCATTCCCGCCTCGTCGTCGGCGACATTCGGAATGTTCCTGTTCGCGTTGTTCGTGCTCGGCGCGGGGATCACCGTGGTTCAGGTCGTCGCGAACCCGCTGATCTCGCTGCTCGGCCCGCCGAAGACCGCGCACAGCCGTCTGACCTTTGCGCAGGCGTTCAATTCGCTCGGCACGACGATCTTCCCGCGCGTGGGGTCCACGCTGATCCTCGGCGGGCTGGCGACGGTCAGCGCAGCGACTCTGTCGGGTGCCGCGCTGGATGCGTACCGGGTCGAGGCATCGCGCGCGATCGTCCACACCTATCTTGGCCTCGCGGTCGCGCTGCTGGTGATCGCGGGCGTCGTGTGGACGCGGCGGAACCGGCTGCAGGAAGAACAGGAGGAGAGCCGCAGCATCTTCCATCCGCTGACCCTGCTGTCGCGCCCGCGCTTCGCGATGGGGACGGCGTGCATCTTCCTTTATGTCGGCGCGGAGGTCGCGATCGGATCGCTGATCGTCAGCTATCTGATGCAGGCGAACGTGTGGAACGTGACCGATCAATATGCCGGCAACCACGTTTTCTATTACTGGGGCGGCGCGCTGGTCGGACGCTTCATCGGGTCCGCGGTGCTGCGCGTGGTGTCGCCGGGCAAGGTGCTGATGGCGGTCGCGGCGGGATCGATCACGCTGATCTTGATATCCGCCAACACGACCGGCGCGGTCTCGGGCTGGGCATTGCTGGCGATCGGGCTGATGAACTCGATCATGTTCCCGACGATCTTCAGCCTGGCGTCCGAAGGCCTGGGGAAGCGCGCGGCGGAAGGATCGGGCGTGATCGCGACTGCGATCGTCGGCGGCGCGGTCATCCCGCCGCTGACGGGCGCGCTGGCCGATGCGAGCGGGCTGCACTTCGCGCTGGTCCTGCCCGCGATCTGCTACGCGCTGATCGCCGCGTTCGGGCTGTATGCGCGCAAGCCTGCGCCCGAGATTGAGTAAGCCGGTACGGGGCGGCAGGCACGCCGCCCCGCTATCTCACTTCTGGTCGAGCCACCCGCCGGTGAAGCCCGCGCGTTGCAGGCCGCGGCGGATCACCGGCGACTTGCGCATCACCTTCCACACGAAATCGCTGCGATAGTTCGCCGCCTGCAGCAGGATCGGCCCTTGGTCGATGCCGAGATAATCGCTCGCCACCCAGCCGTTCGCGGCGTCGACCGTCCCGGTTTCCAGCTTCTTTTCAGAGTAGCGGAAACTCGGGTTGAACGCGTCCAGGAAGCCGTATTGCTGATACAGCCCGGGCACGCGCAGCAACGCCTCGGCCGCGGGTATGCAGATCTCGGGCGCGAACGGCAGCGACCCCAGCGCCGCGGTCGGCGCGATCGTGCCGTCGTCGCGCTCGTCCGGCTGACCCAGCGGCCCACGCGCGGAATAACCGTAGAACGTCCGCGTCTCGCCCCCTGACCGATTTGGGAACGGCAGCTTGTAATTCCCCGGCCCGTCGCACGCGGTCAGCCCCCAGATATCGCGCGAATAGCCCTCCCAGCCCATCGGATTGGCCATGCAATAAGCGCGATTGGCGAATGTCGCGCGGCGGCTGTTCTCGAAATAATCGAACCCCGCCCCGCGCATCACGACATCGCGGATGCCGCGGAAATCGATCCACACATGGCTGTACTGGTGGCCGAACATCGGCGCGAAGGCCAAATGCCGCGTCGCCCCCTCGCCACGCCAGAACCGCGGGTACGGCGCGGTCCAGGCGTTCCACGCGCCATCGGGCAGCGGATAGCGCGTCGAGCCGAGCCCGAGCAGCACGACCATCATCCCCTCGTTATATCCGTCCCAGCTGCGTTCGATGAAGCCCTTCTTCGGATCCCAGCCCATCGACACGACCGGCCGCTTGTTCAGGAACCACGGCCATTCGGCGCGCCCGACCAGATCGTTCGCGACGTCGCGGATCTCGATCTCGGCCGGATCGTCGCCTTCCCAGTAAGACGCCGCGAACAGCATCCCGAAGTGCATCAGCGTGGTGTCGACGCTCGACAGTTCAGTGTCGCGATACCGCAAGCCCGTTTTCATATCGAGAAAGTGGTAGAAGAACCCGCGCTGCCCCGACACGCCGCTGCGCCCGTCCCCCTGCGGCAGGCTGGCGAAGAATTTCAGCGTCGTCAGCGTCAGGTCGCGCGCCTCCTCACGCTTCGCCCAGCCGCGCTCGACGCCGACCGCATAGGCCGTCAGCGCAAATCCGACCGCGGCGATGCTGCAGAACGGCGGGTTGGGGGTCCGATCGGGCACCAGCCCGTTCGCGCGGTTCACGTTGTTCCAGAACCAGCGGAAAGTACGTTCCTCGATATCGGCGTAGAAATCGGGGAGCTTGTCCTTGCCCGCCGTCGCGCCGGCGCCGGTGGTGGCGCAACCCGGCAGGCCAGCACCGGCGACGGCAAGCGCGGAACTGGCGATCAGCGTGCGGCGGTCGATCATGTGCTTTTTCCCGTTCATGGCTGTCACGTCGTCGCGCGGACGATCAGTTCGGGGACGACCAGTTCGGTCGCCGCCTCGCCGGACCGCCCCTCCAGCGCATCGATCAGCCGCGCCGCGGCGCGCCCGCCGATCTCATCCATCTTCACCCGCATCGTGGTCAGCGACAGGAACCGCGCGATCGGCACGTCGTCGAACCCGGCCAGCATGATGTCACCGGGTATCGCGCGTCCGGCGGCGCGCAGTATCTGGTACGCGCCCAACGCCATCATGTCGTTGGCGGCGAAGATCGCGTCGACCGGCGCAGCGTCCGCCAAAAGTTCGGCCGTCGCACGTTCGCCCGATTCTTCCGAGAAATCGCCGGCGGCCAGGCGGCCGGTGACGCCGTCGTGCCGCGCGATTCCGGCCTCGAAACCTTCGCAGCGTTCCTGCGCGTCGAGATTGCCGGTGGGCCCGGCGATATGGACGATCGTTCGTGCGCCGCGCTCGACCAGATGGTCGACCATCGCTGCCGCCCCGTCATGGTTGCCGATCCGGAACGCCGCCCGCCCGCTGCCTTCGGGGCTGTTGATCAGCACCACCGGCAGGCTCTGCGGGAGCGTTTCGGCAAGATCTTCGGACGCGATCTGCGGCGCCATCACGACCAGCCCGTCGACGCGGCCACGCATCGCGCGCATCGCCTGCCCCGCGCGCTCGATCTCGGCGTGCATGTTCGACAGCAGCAATTGATAACCGCGCGCGCTGGCCTCGCGATCCAGCCCGCGGACGATTTCGGAAAAGAATTCGCCGTGCAGGTCGGGCAGCACCACCCCGATCGCGTGTGTCCGAGCCATACTGAGACTCCGCGCGCCAGCATGCGGCACGTAGCCGAGCGACTTGGCCGCCGCGAACACCTTCGCGCGCGTGTCGGGATGGACGTTGGCCAGCCCGTTCAGTGCGCGCGACACCGACGCGACCGACACCTCGGCGCGGCGTGCGACATCGCGGATCGTGGCGTCGCCCATCCTTTTCTCCCGACGCCTCTCCCGGCGTACAAAAACTTACACGAACATGGATTGCCACGACCGCCAATTGCGTTCTACGTAACCGGTTACAGCGGCGGGTCAACGCCGAAACTTTAAGTTCTCGGGGAGAGCGATCAATGTCCGACATCACCATTTCGCGCCGCGCCGCGCTGCTCGGCGCGGGCACGATCGCCGCCTGGGCCGCCAGCCCCGCGCGCGCCTTGCTGCGCACCGTCGATACCGCCGCCGTCCCCGCATCGGTCGACGCGCTGATCGCAAAGATGACCCTGGAGGAAAAGGCCGGACAGCTGACGCTGAACGCCTCCGCGTGGGGCGGCGGTGTCGCGACGACGCTCAATCCAGCGGGCAATGGTCCCAATTTCGACGCGCAATTGGCCGATGCGGTCGCGGGCAAGCTGACCGGCGTGTTCAACGGCAACGGCGCGGTGATGGCGCAGCGGATGCAGACCGCGGTGATGAAAGGGTCGCGGCTGAAGATTCCGCTGATCTTCGCCGCCGACGTGATCCACGGCCACCGCACCATCTTCCCCGTGCCGGTCGGCGAAGCGGCCAGCTTCGAACCCGAACTCGCGCGCCGCACCGCGCGCGTCGCGGCGTTCGAGGCGGCGGGTTCGGGGATCGACTGGACCTTCTTCCCGATGGTCGACATCGCGCGCGACCAGCGCTGGGGCCGCACGATGGAGGGCGCAGGCGAGGATGTCCGTGTCGGTGAATTGTTCGCCGCGGCGCGCGTGAAGGGATTCCAGGGCGACGACCTGACCGCAAACGACGCGATGATGGCCTGCGTCAAGCATTTCGCGGCCTATGGCGCGGCCGAGGCTGGGCTCGACTACAACACGGTCGACGTGTCCGAACGCACGCTGCGCGAAGTCTATCTGCCGCCGTACAAGGCCGGGTTCGACGCGGGCGCGCTGTCGGCGATGGCGTCGTTCAACGAGATTTCGGGCGTGCCCTCGCACGGCAATCCGTGGCTGATGAAGACGCTGCTGCGCGACGAATGGGGCTTCAAGGGCTTCGTCGTCGGCGATTACACCGGCGACGAGGAGATGATCGCGCACGGTTTCGCCAAGGATGGCCGCGACGCGGCGCGGATCGCCTTCATGGCCGGCGTCGACATGGCGATGCAGAGCAATCTGTATTTCCTCCATCTGCCGGGGCTGGTGCGCGATGGGCAGGTGCCGGTCGCGACGCTCGACGAATCGGTTCGGCGCGTGCTGGCGGTGAAGCACACGCTCGGCCTGTTCGACGATCCGTTCCGCCGCATCGACCTGAAACGCGAAAAGGCGCGCAGCCGCACCAAATCG contains:
- a CDS encoding ATP-binding protein, which codes for MRASFPFSAIVGQDEMKLALLLSAVDARIGGVMVFGDRGTGKSTAVRALAALLPPVSAALVGYHPEGAIPAKGKAAVPFVDLPLGATEDRVLGALDLERALGSGEKAFEPGLLARANGGFLYVDEINLLEDHIVDLLLDVAASGENLVEREGLSVRHAARFVLVGSGNPEEGELRPQLLDRFGLSVEVRTPQAITERVEILKRCDAYERAPDEFAEDWRRAEAKTLKRIARGRAALPDVAMPEGVLEAAARLCATVGADGLRGELTLMRGARALAALEGRDAASIAGLVRVAPMALRHRLRRNVLDETGSTVRIERAISELALV
- a CDS encoding amidohydrolase family protein gives rise to the protein MKIRALALVSLAALAAHQALAQQAPPPAPVEQTQAPEDRSLRPDAAPTPLPSPAAAPTPVAASTTPSTAKPAPWDVNAPQGATIRQVPIRTSEGSWMDIDVSRDGRTIAFALLGDIYTMGIAGGSPTHIAEGLAWEVQPRFSPDGARIAFTSDRGGGDNIWIMNRDGSNKQQVTKEDFRLLNQPSWSPDGRYIIAKKHFTTGRSLGTGEVWLYHVSGGGGVQLVKKPSETHQKELGEPVYAADGKSLFYTKNVTPGPIFEYAQDSNTDLFDIERYDLDTGETTTAVSGDGGSVRPTPSPDGKRIAFVRREATRSKLYVKDLESGVERKVYDTLDQDVQETWAVTGVYPNMAWTPDSKSVVFWAKGKIRRVDADTGATNEIPFTVNDTRGVIDAPHPQIAVAPNSFTTAMPRFASVSPDGGRVVFESLGKLWIKPMTGGAVKRLTNAKDGFELFPAWSRDGRTIAFVAWSDAELGHIRTVPAAGGAAKTLTTQPGHYARPRFSPDGKTIVFERASGGGVTSPRWGENPGVYRIATTGGAPKLVARDMASPQFAASNDRLYMIGSERKDGAEKRQLVSTDLNGEAKRVHAAGDLVNDYSVSPSGEFVAFRQNYEAFVAPLMPGNQSVDLAPDSKALPVTRVSRGGADYMNWSNDGRRLHWSLGPTVYTIETTTVFPNGPRPKDAPAFVAPRTGANLSMDVPAAKHRGVVALVGARLVTMKDASGGIVDDGVVVIDGDRITAVGPRASVQVPAGASVVDVAGKTIIPGLVDAHAHGPAGEDELIPEANWSMIQNLALGTTTIHDPSNRSSEIFAASEMQRAGLILAPRIFSTGEIVYGAKAADVYAQIDSLDDALAHVRRIKAQGGHSIKNYNQPRREQRQQVVEAARRENMQVVAEGGSLFGMDMNLVADGNSTLEHNVPLETFYDDVVQLFSQTKTNYTPTLVVSYGGPAGDPYWRQATDVFDNPLLKAHTPPAKLLADNARRVKAPESNYVDDDNAREAHKLAKRGVLVSIGAHGQQAGIGAHWELWSFVRGGMTPIEALRAGTIVSAQSLGMAKDIGSLEVGKLADLVVLDADPTADIRNSDKVSRVMLGGRLYDAATMNEVATGDAKRPAYWWETK
- a CDS encoding TspO/MBR family protein, which encodes MTPYFVAGGLALLLAAAGGLTTSIGGWYRALRKPPWQPPDWLFGPAWTIILGLAAWSAAIAWKAAPDAIARRDVVILFAVNAVFHFLWSPLFFRWRRPDWALIEVVFLWGSLVALVVGLWPISTNAALLILPYLAWVSFAAFLNLNIVQRNGPFGGNKLGRL
- a CDS encoding TonB-dependent receptor, translating into MKFNDIVRGEARRSALALGMSALAFGVATIAPVAVSAQTTTASLRGQARDAAGAPVAGATVTAVNKANNQTFRATSDARGSFLLNGLRPAAYDVTVTGPNGETFAQRVVVGIGQAATINAVLAAAAAPAESGVPAEEVAGDIVVTGTRLVETKTSEVATNVSQEQIRTLPQTDRNFLSFAALAPGVRYNDSETDKSFSAGGSTASQVNVFVDGVSLKNKLREGGVAGQQNSRGNPFGQLAVQEFRVLTQNYKAEYEQAGSAIITSVTKSGTNEFHGEVFGQYTDKSLTQKAFFDKRNNNPEPAFERKQYGVALGGPIIKDKLFFFATYEGNDQDRAFNVQSNATAAQRADFAAITGRQVSDFEGAFVSPFRGDFYFGKLTFTPDSNQVFDLSFSRRQETDIQGFGGETAFSAAENKINTIDTYLFKWTYSGENFVNEFNVNYLNYKFNPTSLNPDLPQFQYQGVITFGGKDSTRREVQQSYTIRDDVTWQASDNHSIKAGARVEVTDIEFNNQSFIQPRYTFTNADSGTPNDPTDDTNFTFPAEARLGLGNGRIFGSNTQLGFYIQDDWDVTDRLQLNIGVRYDYEFNGFNNDYVTPTRAAAALRSLPSTFYFDPENYITNGNNRSPFEYAFAPRLGFSYDINDDQSTVIFGGVGRYYDRNNFNNTVDELSRTINPIGVFRFSATGAPRNNQPTIAFNPSYLTRDGLLALINSNPEVGLPELFAVKNDAKPPVNDQASLGVRQKVGIFQASLTASYQRGRNGYTNLFATRQNNGLGGCCNTASAIANGYSNVIIGFDGLDTRYKALYFTLDKNYSKSSGWGLNIAYTLGKAEKNGGDLFSLDGLTPDGYGWRNSPGDERHRVVLSGIVDLPLGFQFSTLTTLGSGQAYTVTDGTRGTDSGAALPTTYYPIKNCIKGVFAFCEVNLTLANKFKPFGGDSGHEIEAAVDLLNAFNNKNFSGFDGFFSATDPLIRTEIGTSTITLPRRIQFRLGYRF